A genomic window from Diospyros lotus cultivar Yz01 chromosome 2, ASM1463336v1, whole genome shotgun sequence includes:
- the LOC127795671 gene encoding SNF1-related protein kinase regulatory subunit gamma-like PV42a — translation MQATMEFKDSSESHRRRLRDKKVIDVLAPDKRRLVEVPYTASLADTMNALVANRVGAVPVAAPPGHWIGAGGSMILECDKQTGAVRKHYIGIVTMLDILAHIPSEDGGGGILSYLDPRMVVPVSSIIGHSLESLSLWTLNPNTSVGDCMEVFSKGIHRALVPLHSLKENVAGVELAESASTYRMLTQMDLLRFLTAHDSELKAVMSNSVAQLGGVTDPIFAVTNSATVIDTIKCMKETSLYAVPIVEASDDSVEDHSQLINGKGRKLMGTFSATDLRGCPMGQLGAWLHGNVLEFTEMLNGSSETGEGATPREMVTCRGESAVEEVVEKALSKHVHRVWVVEEGGWLDGVVSLTDVIRACRIHLLSES, via the exons ATGCAGGCAACAATGGAGTTTAAGGACAGTAGTGAAAGTCATCGGAGGAGGCTTAGGGACAAGAAGGTGATCGACGTTCTGGCGCCGGACAAGCGGCGGCTGGTGGAGGTGCCGTACACCGCATCCCTTGCTGACACCATGAACGCCCTTGTGGCCAACCGAGTGGGGGCAGTGCCGGTGGCGGCCCCGCCGGGCCACTGGATCGGGGCCGGGGGGTCCATGATCTTGGAGTGCGACAAGCAGACGGGCGCCGTCAGGAAGCACTACATAGGGATAGTCACCATGCTTGACATTCTGGCCCATATCCCTAGCGAGGACGGCGGCGGCGGAATCCTTTCCTATCTTGACCCGAGGATGGTGGTCCCGGTTTCTTCCATCATCGGGCATTCTCTGGAAAGCCTTAGCTTGTGGACACTCAACCCTAATACTAG CGTTGGGGACTGTATGGAAGTGTTCAGCAAAGGAATCCACCGGGCGCTGGTGCCTCTGCACAGCCTCAAGGAAAACGTGGCCGGAGTGGAGCTGGCGGAGTCGGCGTCGACCTATCGGATGCTCACCCAAATGGACTTATTGAGGTTCTTGACGGCGCACGATTCGGAGCTCAAAGCCGTGATGTCGAACAGCGTGGCTCAGCTTGGCGGAGTCACCGATCCCATATTCGCCGTCACAAACAGTGCCACAGTCATCGACACCATCAAGTGCATGAAGGAGACTTCTCTCTACGCCGTCCCAATCGTTGAAGCGTCCGATGATTCCGTAGAAGATCACAGCCAGCTTATAAAT GGGAAAGGGAGGAAGCTGATGGGGACATTTTCGGCGACGGATTTGAGAGGATGTCCGATGGGTCAGTTGGGGGCGTGGTTGCATGGGAACGTACTGGAGTTCACGGAGATGCTAAATGGGAGTTCGGAAACGGGGGAGGGGGCGACGCCAAGGGAGATGGTGACGTGCCGGGGAGAGTCGGCGGTGGAGGAGGTGGTGGAGAAGGCGTTGAGCAAGCACGTGCACCGCGTGTGGGTAGTGGAAGAGGGAGGCTGGCTGGACGGCGTCGTTTCCCTCACAGACGTGATTAGGGCATGCAGGATCCATCTTCTTTCAGAATCCtag